One Dromiciops gliroides isolate mDroGli1 chromosome 3, mDroGli1.pri, whole genome shotgun sequence DNA segment encodes these proteins:
- the LOC122750402 gene encoding 40S ribosomal protein S14-like: MAPRKGKEKKEEQVISLGPQVAEGENVFGVCRIFASFNGTFVHVTDLSGKETIFRVTGGMKVKADRDESSPYAAVLAAQDVAQRCKELGITALHIKLWATGGNRTRTPGPGAQSALRALAHSGMKIRQIEDVTPIPSDSTPRKGGGRDRRL, from the coding sequence ATGGCACCAcgcaaggggaaggaaaagaaggaagagcaggtcATCAGCCTTGGACCTCAGGTTGCAGAGGGAGAGAATGTGTTTGGTGTCTGTCGTATTTTTGCTTCCTTCAATGGCACCTTTGTCCATGTGACTGATCTCTCTGGCAAAGAAACCATCTTCCGAGTGACTGGTGGGATGAAGGTCAAGGCTGACAGGGATGAATCTTCTCCCTATGCTGCAGTGTTGGCCGCTCAGGACGTTGCCCAGAGATGTAAAGAACTAGGCATCACTGCCCTTCACATCAAACTTTGGGCCACAGGGGGAAATAGGACTAGGACACCTGGCCCTGGTGCACAGTCAGCCCTGAGAGCCCTGGCACATTCTGGAATGAAGATCAGGCAGATTGAGGATGTCACTCCAATCCCCTCTGACAGCACTCCCAGAAAGGGTGGTGGCCGTGATCGCCGTCTGTGA